Proteins co-encoded in one Setaria viridis chromosome 9, Setaria_viridis_v4.0, whole genome shotgun sequence genomic window:
- the LOC117840690 gene encoding actin-depolymerizing factor 3 codes for MANARSGVGVNDECMLKFGELQSKRLHRFITFKMNDNFKEIVVDQVGNRETTYEDFTNSLPENDCRYAIYDFDFVTAEDVQKSRIFYILWSPDTAKVKSKMLYATSNQKFKSGLNGIQVDLQATDASEITLDVISARAR; via the exons ATG GCAAACGCAAGATCAGGAGTCGGGGTTAATGATGAGTGCATGCTGAAGTTCGGCGAGCTGCAGTCCAAGAGGCTGCACCGTTTCATCACTTTCAAGATGAATGACAACTTCAAGGAGATTGTGGTGGACCAGGTTGGGAACCGCGAGACCACCTATGAGGATTTCACCAACAGCCTACCTGAAAATGACTGCCGATACGCCATCTATGATTTCGACTTTGTTACTGCAGAGGATGTCCAAAAGAGTAGGATCTTCTATATCCTATG GTCCCCAGACACCGCCAAGGTGAAGAGCAAGATGCTTTACGCCACCTCAAACCAAAAATTCAAGAGTGGGCTCAATGGCATTCAGGTGGATCTGCAGGCTACTGATGCTAGTGAAATCACCCTTGATGTGATCAGTGCTCGAGCACGCTAG